A single window of Colletotrichum higginsianum IMI 349063 chromosome 8, whole genome shotgun sequence DNA harbors:
- a CDS encoding putative Class V aminotransferase gives MHFFVSFLLATIACASPTKFLASRDDDDDKDRWEDVTCSDPHITDAKVAADVRWESAEANSSWKAALDAWQSYEPEGEAVKLKFPAFISDFYGGPEGWDCQDPVNTPCSTTIQCDDTKYPAGFMVLNSFAKLHDIYQKYHEALQDAQLSISAAMGDFTTTFAPQLKPKDNSVLIKTILDVLMLGIGVASAGLWNIVLKDAAIFAVDKFRSFAKDSFNSAVSSSFALAKDNLKTAKDAVSVQNDLTSSMGALFDVWKNTQADYLSEVFSGTNESTLEMLDSLIRDGMMNMVPVDINLSEMVKLVQKIMFGQMIPVAWAVAPAAFTPFVLKTGDKCSDTLPETLDPFMTQDTHKKAGVCWNGNQFYVLSVGTDGVDVQADTPGLPRSDPPFQLLSGGTNDVLDGKNWAGITLEDIVVSSYSGYLKNGNRNGYNVSFDDSDGTVDELMLADGVRTPGFFSLPVCTNVWNTLMQIAGSPRDKNYYPCGVEVEKTFPAK, from the exons ATGCATTTTTTCGTTTCGTTCTTGCTTGCAACAATCGCTTGTGCTTCTCCGACCAAGTTCCTGGCGAgtcgagacgacgacgacgacaaggaccGATGGGAGGACGTGACCTGCTCCGATCCCCACATCACCGACGCCAAAGTCGCAGCCGACGTGCGATGGGAATCCGCCGAAGCAAACTCCTCCTGGAAGGCCGCCCTGGACGCATGGCAGAGTTATGAACCGGAGGGAGAGGCCGTCAAGCTCAAGTTTCCGGCCTTCATCAGCGACTTTTACGGCGGACCAGAGGGCTGGGACTGTCAAGATCCCGTGAATACCCCGTGTTCAACAACGATTCAGTGCGATGACACAAAATACCCAGCTGG ATTCATGGTGCTCAACTCATTTGCGAAGCTTCATGAC ATCTATCAAAAGTACCACGAAGCGCTGCAGGATGCGCAACTTAGCATCTCAGCCGCAATGGGTGACTTCACCACGACATTCGCCCCCCAACTGAAACCAAAGGATAATTCAGTACTCATCAAAACGATCCTGGATGTCTTGATGCTTGGTATAGGGGTCGCGTCAGCTGGACTGTGGAATATTG TACTGAAAGATGCTGCCATATTTGCCGTCGACAAGTTTCGCAGCTTTGCCAAAGATAGCTTCAACAGCGCGGTATCGTCGTCTTTCGCTTTGGCAAAGGATAATCTAAAAAC TGCCAAGGACGCCGTAAGCGTACAGAACGACCTGACCTCGTCCATGGGCGCTCTGTTCGACGTGTGGAAGAACACGCAAGCCGACTATTTGTCGGAAGTATTCTCCGGAACCAACGAATCGACGCTGGAAATGCTCGATTCTCTGATCCGGGACGGCATGATGAACATGGTGCCCGTCGACATCAACCTATCGGAGATGGTCAAGCTTGTCCAGAAGATCATGTTTGGGCAGATGATCCCAGTTGCCTGGGCTGTCGCGCCGGCCGCGTTTACACCCTTTGTGCT CAAAACTGGCGATAAATGCTCAGATACCCTGCCCGAAACCTTGGACCCGTTCATGACACAAGACACGCACAAGAAGGCCGGCGTCTGTTGGAACGGAAACCAGTTCTACGTTCTCTCCGTTGGAACGGACGGGGTTGATGTGCAAGCCGATACCCCCGGCCTCCCGAGGTCGGACCCGCCCTTCCAACTGTTGTCCGGCGGCACGAACGACGTGCTCGACGGGAAGAACTGGGCCGGCATCACGCTGGAAGACATCGTCGTCAGCTCGTACAGCGGTTATCTTAAGAACGGCAACCGAAATGGCTACAACGTTTCGTTTGACGACAGTGACGGGAcggtcgacgagctcatGCTGGCAGATGGTGTGCGGACTcccggcttcttctcccttcCCGTTTGCACGAATGTTTGGAACACCCTAATGCAGATAGCCGGGAGCCCGAGGGACAAGAACTACTATCCTTGCGGTGTTGAGGTTGAGAAAACCTTCCCTGCAAAATGA
- a CDS encoding Pectate lyase, translating into MRLNAPALLCAFASLATANPLDWLGIASWDVEGFAKDNPIGKTTGGKGGPTVTVTSVPELQTAVVGSDPKTIVLKGEFALPARLNIGSNKSLIGFKNKPERNLKISFILDNDCITIRNSTRVWVDHNEFTSDISQGPDLYDGQVDIIRASDWITVSWNYFHDHWKSSLVGNDATFRDLDSGHLHVSYHHNHWKNMGTRGPAGRFGTQHIYNNLYEDFLYQAIHSRSDNQVLVEGNVFRGKTREALSTYGLVIPEDSPNTCVCGDEELDGFANLGSPNDWGRAGVNITQKGTFYKAPYKFKLTPLPLLAPIIKLGAGVGRV; encoded by the exons ATGAGACTCAATGCCCCTGCCCTCCTCTGCGCCTTCGCGAGCCTAGCCACGGCCAACCCTCTCGACTGGCTCGGCATCGCCTCCTGGGACGTCGAGGGCTTCGCCAAAGACAACCCCATCGGCAAGACCACCGGCGGTAAGGGCGGCCCGACCGTGACCGTCACGAGCGTCCCCGAGCTCCAGACGGCCGTTGTCGGCAGCGACCCCAAGACCATTGTCCTCAAGGGCGAGTTCGCCCTGCCCGCGCGCCTCAACATCGGCTCCAACAAGAGCCTCATCGGCTTCAAGAACAAGCCTGAACGT AACCTCAAGATCAGCTTCATCTTGGACAACGACTGCATCACCATCCGCAACTCTACCCGGGTCTGGGTTGACCACAACGAGTTCACCTCGGATATCTCCCAGGGTCCTGACTTATAC GACGGTCAGGTCGACATCATCCGCGCTTCGGACTGGATCACGGTCTCGTGGAACTACTTCCACGACCACTGGAAGTCCTCCCTCGTCGGCAACGACGCCACCTTCCGCGACCTTGACTCGGGCCACCTCCACGTCAGCTACCACCACAACCACTGGAAGAACATGGGCACCCGTGGCCCCGCCGGCCGCTTCGGCACCCAGCACATCTACAACAACCTCTACGAGGACTTCCTCTACCAGGCCATCCACTCCCGCTCCGACAaccaggtcctcgtcgagggcaacgTGTTCCGCGGCAAGACGCGCGAGGCCCTGAGCACGTACGGCCTCGTCATCCCCGAGGACTCCCCCAACACCTGCGTGTGCGGCGATGAGGAGCTGGACGGGTTCGCCAACCTGGGCTCTC CCAACGACTGGGGTCGAGCTGGTGTCAACATTACCCAGAAGGGCACTTTCTACAAGGCCCCGTACAAGTTCAAGCTgacccctctcccccttcttgCTCCGATCATCAAGCTTGGTGCCGGTGTCGGTCGCGTCTAA
- a CDS encoding Aldo/keto reductase — MASKELPARLKEGLENTKVEYRQLGKSGLRVSVPIFGCMSFGDSRTLGWALNEDEALPLLKAAYDRGLNTWDTANVYSNGASEVTIGKALKKYNIPREKVVILTKLFFAVGEEPEARHFSYREEFQRSKDYQNQWGLSRGAIFNQVEASLKRLDTPYIDLLQIHRFDPSTPIEETMKALHDLVLTGKVRYIGASSMWGTQFAQMQFVAEKNGWTKFVSMQNQYNLLYREEEREMNRFCNDTGVGLIPWAPLCRGHLARPPKDFGTTSRSKGEKESQPGSHGTVEPDLTIIKRVQEIAEKRDWPMSHVALAWINKRITSPIIGFSSVDRIDQAITADGKVLTDEEEKYLEELYQPKAISGHR; from the exons aTGGCATCCAAGGAGCTCCCCGCACGCCTCAAGGAGGGACTCGAGAACACCAAAGTAGAGTACCGCCAGCTCGGAAAGTCCGGACTTCGCGTTTCGGTCCCGATCTTTGGCTGCATGAGCTTCGGCGATTCCCGCACACTGGGCTGGGCCTTGAACGAAGACGAG GCTCTTCCTCTTCTAAAGGCCGCGTACGATCGGGGGCTAAACACCTGGGACACCGCCAACGTCTACTCCAACGGCGCATCCGAGGTGACGATCGGCAAGGCCCTCAAGAAGTACAACATCCCGCGCGAGAAGGTAGTCATATTGACGAAGCTATTTTTCGCTGTGGGGGAGGAACCAG AGGCTAGGCATTTCAGTTATCGAGAGGAATTCCAAAGGTCGAAAGACTACCAGAACCAATGGGGTTTGTCCCGAGGCGCCATCTTCAACCAGGTTGAGGCCTCCCTCAAGCGACTCGACACCCCGTACATCGACCTTCTTCAGATCCACCGATTCGACCCGAGCACCCCTATCGAGGAGACGATGAAAGCACTGCACGATCTCGTCCTGACTGGCAAGGTGCGATACATCGGCGCAAGCAGCATGTGGGGTACACAGTTTGCCCAGATGCAGTTCGTGGCCGAGAAGAACGGCTGGACCAAGTTCGTGAGCATGCAGAACCAGTACAACCTTCTTTAccgggaggaagagagggagatgaACCGCTTTTGCAACGACACGGGCGTCGGCCTGATCCCATGGGCTCCTCTGT GCCGCGGTCATCTGGCCCGACCCCCGAAGGATTTCGGCACAACCTCCCGCAGCAAGGGCGAGAAGGAAAGCCAGCCCGGAAGCCACGGGACGGTCGAGCCGGACCTTACGATCATTAAGCGCGTGCAGGAGATCGCGGAGAAACGCGACTGGCCCATGTCCCACGTGGCTCTTGCATGGATCAACAAGCGCATCACGAGCCCCATCATTGGCTTCAGCAGCGTCGATCGAATCGACCAGGCCATTACCGCGGATGGCAAGGTCCTGActgacgaggaggagaagtaTCTCGAAGAGCTGTACCAGCCCAAGGCCATTTCTGGACACAGGTAA
- a CDS encoding tetratricopeptide has product MAHQNGGNTVLLTEQEAQRIRATVQETRKQCSERKGNAREFRDAHATVSQATGTSLMMDMGSMAGQGQRDTLPALGVGQTYPPSTASLQDLKPMKFTELQVETHHRGRSLIVKRASRCPVVTLAARSWTVVQDEEEKETERLEICLHKTTDGEDTLESARRYIIKEPYFTLTEDGEATLRIDHPSDLVVCQDEIVKGSSTQVEDAEKGEVLAKKCKDKGNAALQKKDLPLTRESYSQGLKLARQEAVQKTNPDLARDIARNRAHVHLLLDRQDEAIADAKASLIGADDQRSKELDSKAYFRAGSGAYNLGQYQQAKEYFEQAKKLAPEEKGAAMYLRKVELRLREEKEGKYDLQKIRANLTPTSPRADAASFTGKTEVKESAGRGRGLFATRDIAAGEIVMVEKAFCVVWGHESEVLTAMTYDVRDDRIRVAPVGLTKAISQKLLRNSSQIARVMDLYGDYQGEGDVAATKTEEGAVVDVFRVHDIVSRNAFGPGGQFGEEGARNASTGLWIWAAYINHSCIANAKKEYVGDLMVLRALGAIKKGEEIFHSYDESADYEARQKALLTTWGFECGCALCAAERTDDDKLRRKRQTLANDADDFVNTTHWTNAKRIAIAKAQRFARDIDATYDDKKYDGVPRLASARVREWLAKATPLK; this is encoded by the coding sequence ATGGCGCATCAGAACGGCGGAAACACGGTCTTGCTCACCGAGCAAGAGGCACAACGCATCCGGGCCACCGTCCAGGAAACGCGAAAACAATGCTCAGAACGCAAGGGAAACGCAAGAGAATTTCGAGATGCTCACGCCACTGTCAGCCAGGCAACTGGCACTTCTCTCATGATGGACATGGGCAGCATGGCCGGACAAGGCCAGCGGGACACACTGCCGGCTCTTGGCGTTGGGCAGACATATCCGCCGAGCACCGCTTCTCTCCAAGACCTGAAGCCCATGAAGTTTACCGAGCTCCAGGTGGAAACACACCACCGCGGCCGTTCTCTCATCGTCAAGCGTGCGAGCCGCTGTCCGGTGGTGACCCTTGCGGCGCGGTCATGGACCGTGGTgcaggacgaagaggaaaaggagaCTGAGCGGCTGGAAATATGTCTGCACAAGACGACAGACGGCGAGGACACATTGGAATCAGCACGTCGCTATATCATCAAGGAGCCCTACTTCACGCTGaccgaggacggcgaagCCACGCTCCGGATAGACCATCCTTCTGACCTGGTCGTCTGCCAGGATGAGATTGTGAAGGGCAGCTCCACCCAAGTCGAGGATGCGGAAAAGGGAGAAGTGTTGGCGAAAAAGTGCAAGGACAAGGGCAACGCAGCACTGCAAAAGAAGGATCTGCCGCTCACTCGCGAAAGCTACTCCCAAGGTCTCAAGCTCGCCAGACAAGAGGCTGTTCAGAAGACGAATCCCGATCTGGCACGAGACATCGCCCGGAATCGCGCTCATGTACATCTCCTGCTGGACCGGCAAGACGaagccatcgccgacgcGAAAGCGTCTCTGATCGGCGCAGACGACCAACGATCAAAGGAACTCGACAGCAAGGCCTACTTCCGCGCCGGCAGCGGGGCGTATAACTTGGGCCAGTACCAGCAGGCCAAGGAGTACTTCgagcaggccaagaagctcgccCCTGAAGAGAAAGGCGCCGCGATGTACCTGCGAAAGGTCGAGTTGCGTCTgcgggaggagaaggaggggaagTACGACTTGCAGAAGATCAGGGCCAACCTCACCCCCACTTCTCCGCGGGCCGACGCCGCAAGCTTCACCGGCAAGACCGAAGTCAAGGAGAGCGCTGGGCGAGGCCGTGGGTTGTTCGCGACCcgcgacatcgccgccggggagATCGTCATGGTCGAGAAGGCCTTCTGTGTTGTCTGGGGTCACGAAAGCGAAGTCCTGACGGCGATGACATACGACGTGCGAGATGACAGGATCCGAGTGGCGCCGGTGGGCTTGACCAAGGCCATCTCACAGAAGCTCCTGAGGAACTCTTCCCAGATCGCCAGAGTGATGGATCTCTACGGCGACTACCAGGGCGAAGGTGACGTGGCGGCGACCAAGACCGAGGAgggggccgtcgtcgacgtcttccgGGTCCACGATATCGTGTCACGCAACGCCTTTGGTCCCGGCGGCCAGTTCGGAGAAGAGGGCGCAAGGAACGCGAGCACGGGTCTCTGGATCTGGGCCGCGTACATCAACCACTCCTGCATAGCCAACGCCAAGAAGGAATACGTCGGCGACCTGATGGTTCTCCGtgccctcggcgccatcaagaagggggaggagatcTTCCACAGCTACGACGAGTCGGCCGACTACGAGGCGAGGCAGAAGGCGTTGCTGACGACATGGGGCTTCGAGTGCGGCTGCGCCCTCTGCGCGGCCGAGAggacggacgacgacaagctgAGGAGGAAGCGTCAGACCCTGGCGAACGACGCGGACGACTTTGTGAACACGACGCACTGGACGAATGCGAAGCGGATtgccatcgccaaggcccAGCGCTTTGCGCGGGACATCGATGCCACGTACGACGACAAGAAGTACGACGGCGTGCCCCGTCTGGCTTCGGCAAGAGTACGGGAATGGCTTGCCAAGGCAACCCCTCTCAAGTAA
- a CDS encoding Lipase b yields MRIPIQQLALTALLLHSTNGAPAGLLDTVGAVTKLLALPANYVQLLAGVLGTKPPTGAKVLNAAELQKKLGAIWNTGGGTGDFYGKVQRQISQGIIPSGLLSSFQGLLGTGLLGSLDLAGNANKLVAPINAIDSINNNNPRNPAKAIWPRKDPADAPYTLTESQLRQVIFIPQTFTYGTKPPVIFIPGTGVYGGETFSPNLLKLLSNVPYADPVWLNIPGALLNDAQINSEYVAYAINYINGITNKNSSIISWSQGGLDTQWAFTFWPSTRSAVSDFFPVSPDFHGTVLANVLCLSPGNGALNAPCDPSVIQQQYTSVFVNTLRARGGADAYVPTTTFYTALLDEVVEPQQGTAASAYLNDARRVGVTNIEVQSVCPGRPAGSIYGHATMLFNPLTAALIKDVLQRGQGPAQVGNIDLDDVCKDFIAPGLSLEDGIATAGSIVAAAIRLLAYLPKLIAEPGLMAYARV; encoded by the coding sequence ATGCGTATACCAATTCAACAGCTCGCGCTTACTGCTCTCCTGCTTCACTCCACGAATGGCGCCCCGGCCGGACTCCTCGACACCGTCGGTGCCGTGACGAAGCTTTTGGCTCTCCCTGCCAACTACGTCCAGCTCTTGGCCGGCGTTCTTGGAACCAAGCCTCCGACTGGTGCCAAAGTTCTCAACGCAGCCGAACTTCAAAAGAAGCTGGGAGCTATCTGGAACACAGGCGGCGGGACGGGAGATTTCTATGGCAAAGTGCAAAGACAAATCAGCCAGGGAATCATTCCATCTGGTCTCCTTTCGAGTTTCCAGGGGCTCCTTGGGACCGGTCTTCTGGGTAGTCTGGACCTTGCCGGCAATGCCAACAAGCTTGTTGCGCCCATCAACGCAATCGACTCtatcaacaacaacaatccTCGGAACCCAGCCAAGGCCATCTGGCCTAGAAAGGACCCGGCCGATGCCCCTTACACGCTCACAGAGTCACAATTACGCCAGGTGATTTTCATTCCGCAGACGTTCACCTACGGCACGAAGCCCCCGGTCATCTTCATCCCCGGAACTGGTGTTTACGGCGGAGAGACGTTCAGCCCGAACTTGCTGAAGCTTCTTTCCAATGTCCCCTACGCCGACCCAGTCTGGCTCAACATCCCAGGTGCTCTTCTCAATGACGCCCAGATCAACTCGGAATACGTCGCTTACGCCATCAACTACATCAACGGCATCACCAACAAGAACTCGAGCATCATCTCTTGGTCccagggcggcctcgacaccCAATGGGCATTCACTTTCTGGCCGTCCACCCGCAGCGCCGTCTCCGACTTCTTCCCTGTCTCTCCCGACTTTCACGGCACCGTCCTTGCCAATGTTCTCTGTCTCTCACCCGGCAACGGTGCCCTCAACGCCCCCTGTGATCCTTCCGTCATCCAGCAGCAGTACACATCTGTCTTCGTCAATACTCTTCGCGCTCGCGGTGGCGCCGATGCCTATGTCCCGACAACAACCTTCTACACtgccctccttgacgaggTTGTGGAGCCCCAGCAAGGCACGGCTGCCTCTGCTTACCTGAACGATGCCCGCCGCGTTGGCGTCACCAACATTGAGGTACAATCTGTGTGCCCCGGACGACCTGCCGGCAGCATTTACGGCCATGCCACCATGCTCTTCAACCCCTTGACGGCAGCGCTTATCAAAGACGTCCTTCAACGAGGCCAGGGCCCAGCGCAAGTCGGCAACATCGACCTCGATGATGTTTGTAAAGATTTCATTGCGCCTGGCCTGTCCCTGGAAGACGGTATCGCGACTGCTGGGTCGATTGTTGCTGCGGCCATTCGTCTGCTGGCATACCTGCCCAAACTTATTGCGGAGCCTGGTCTCATGGCTTACGCTCGTGTGTAA
- a CDS encoding Sterol 24-C-methyltransferase produces MVGTIPEEGQMLLAHDATFEKILHKGTSKTVGMSAMLKKDHEAQQAATDEYFRHWDNKSAQKETKEDRDARTADYASLTRQYYNLATDFYEYGFGQSFHFSRAAPGESFKQSIARHEHYLAHVINIKKDMKVLDVGCGVGGPAREIAKFTGAYVTGLNINEYQVERAKRYAVKEKMDKQVQFVQADFMNIPFDDNTFDAVYAIEATVHAPSLEAVYSEIFRVLKPGGVFGVYEWVMTEKYDDADLRQRKIRIEIEQGDGIANMVKVTEALRAFEAAGFDVLEHEDMAERPDPSPWYWPLDAGSWRHAQTMGDLMYTFRMTGLGRAVTHGFLGLMETLRLAPPGMMKMSDSLGVAADALVLGAKEKIFTPMYLMVGRKPIQKE; encoded by the exons ATGGTTGGAACTATTCCTGAGGAGGGGCAAATGCTCCTGGCTCACGACGCTACGTTCGAGAAGATCCTTCACAAGGGCACCTCCAAGACTGTCGGCATGTCAGCAATGCTGAAGAAGGATCACGAGGCACAGCAAGCGGCCACGGACGAGTACTTCAGACACTGGGACAACAAGAGCGCACAGAAGGAAACAAAGGAGGACAGAGAT GCCCGGACAGCGGATTATGCGTCCTTGACAAGACA GTACTACAACCTCGCCACCGACTTTTACGAATATGGCTTCGGCCAGAGCTTCCACTTCAGCCGCGCCGCGCCCGGCGAGTCGTTCAAACAGAGCATCGCCCGACACGAACACTACCTCGCCCACGTCATCAATATCAAGAAAGACATGAAGGTGCTGGATGTCGGATGTGGCGTCGGCGGACCGGCCAGGGAGATTGCCAAGTTCACGGGTGCCTACGTCACTGGCCTCAACATCAACGAATACCAGGTGGAACGCGCCAAAAGATACGCggtgaaggagaagatggacaAGCAGGTTCAGTTTGTCCAAGCAGACTTCATG AACATCCCCTTCGACGACAACACCTTCGACGCAGTCTATGCCATCGAGGCCACCGTCCACGCGCCCTCCCTCGAGGCCGTGTACTCTGAAATATTCCGCGTCCTCAagcccggcggcgtcttTGGCGTCTACGAATGGGTCATGACGGAGAAgtacgacgacgccgacctccgGCAGCGCAAGATCCGCATCGAGatcgagcagggcgacggcatcgccaacATGGTCAAGGTCACGGAGGCGCTGCGCGCgttcgaggccgccggcttcgacgtcctcgagcacGAGGACATGGCGGAGCGGCCGGACCCGAGCCCGTGGTACTGGCcgctcgacgccggcagcTGGAGGCACGCGCAGACGATGGGCGATCTGATGTACACGTTCCGCATGACGGGCCTCGGGCGGGCCGTCACCCACGGCTTCCTCGGGCTCATGGAGACGCTGAGGCTTGCGCCGCCGGGCATGATGAAGATGTCGGACAGCCTGggcgttgccgccgacgcgctGGTGCTGGGAGCCAAGGAAAAGATCTTCACTCCAATGTATCTCATGGTCGGCCGAAAGCCTATTCAAAAGGAGTAA
- a CDS encoding MYND finger translates to MATCRRCQSEVTAPNGTHCENLHWKKHKNSCAKNRPKSGGGVRTSPSGPAKLSPSRGFDGPVPDPFTRLAKNKFLYDRPEVDTYRLRMEDNAVIEGETTPKSLYEPGVSDAADGFRAFLDKVKGKPRLLPPWWSEEKQAECEALGGDGGERWYSLRAKATKASVIQHYGDEHFPMQPRMMGEAIYGSAPGGGNSSMMGRIFAEREAGTSQYQHVAHIDTSGL, encoded by the exons ATGGCAACCTGTCGCCGCTGCCAATCCGAAGTCACAGCGCCCAACGGGACGCA CTGCGAGAACCTCCACTGGAAAAAGCACAAGAACTCCTGCGCCAAGAACCGCCCCAAGTCCGGCGGTGGCGTCCGCACCTCGCCTTCCGGGCCTGCCAAGCTGTCGCCGTCCCGCGGGTTCGATGGGCCCGTGCCGGACCCCTTCACTCGGCTCGCCAAGAACAAGTTCCTGTACGACCGCCCTGAGGTCGACACCTACCGTCTCCGCATGGAGGacaacgccgtcatcgaaGGCGAAACGACGCCCAAATCCCTTTACGAGCCCGGCGTGtcggacgccgccgatggtTTCCGGGCATTCCTGGACAAGGTCAAGGGGAAGCcgcgcctgctgccgccgtggtggagcgaggagaagcaggccgagtgcgaggcgctcggcggcgacggaggtGAGAGGTGGTACAGCCTGCGGGCCAAGGCGACCAAGGCCAGCGTGATCCAGCACTACGGCGACGAGCACTTCCCTATGCAGCCGCGGATGATGGGGGAGGCTATCTACGGCTCGGCTCCCGGCGGTGGCAACAGCTCGATGATGGGGCGCATATTTGCCGAAAGAGAGGCTGGGACCTCGCAGTACCAGCACGTCGCCCACATCGACACTTCGGGCCTCTAG
- a CDS encoding Carboxylic ester hydrolase: MSPSTLVFGCLVALTWAAPQLFAGPRVTIKTPQATLKGSTKGFLGAKSGEVESFMGIPYAKPPIGELRFKAPVRLTESLGEIDVTTEQPESCPQFVLKSDFGSPLIPPGLLDSVLNLPILQNLAVGKEDCLTINVQRPAGTKEGAKLPVMYWIFGGGFEQGSTSMYNGAGLVAEGMSTGKPFIFVAVNYRVGAWGFMPGKDLMDEGNSNAGLLDQRMGLEWVQDNIASFGGDPEKVTLWGESAGAISIFSQFTLFNGNITRNGKALFRGAIMNSGSAVPTDPMDSPKATKVYEQVLSAAGCSGAKDRLGCLRKLSYEDMRRAANSVPGLLSYSSVALSYLPRPDGKNVPSSPELFATSGKLPKIPFILGDQEDEGTLFALFQPNITNTKKIEEYLSTLYFNNASPQQITELVATYNPRPSEGSPFRTAGLNEIRPQFKRLAAILGDTVFTLTRRAVFSISQTVQPEVNNWSYLASYDYGTPVLGTFHGSDLLQVFFGIKPNYAAAATRAYYFNFAYNLDPNNSSGGTGTARVKLIDWPKWRDGNKMLHMLADKAELINDDFRQDSYNFLLNNVASLRF; encoded by the exons ATGAGTCCCTCGACGCTGGTCTTCGGCTGTCTGGTCGCTCTGACATGGGCCGCCCCACAGCTATTCGCGGGCCCCCGAGTCACCATCAAGACGCCCCAAGCAACTCTCAAGGGCAGCACCAAAGGCTTTCTCGGAGCAAAGAGCGGCGAGGTCGAATCTTTCATGGGGATTCCATATGCGAAACCTCCCATCGGAGAACTGCGGTTCAAGGCCCCCGTCCGCTTGACGGAATCTCTGGGAGAGATCGACGTCACCACGGAGCAGCCAGAGTCGTGTCCTCAGTTCGTCTTGAAGTCCGATTTTGGTTCGCCGCTCATCCCCCCGGGTCTCCTCGATAGCGTTCTCAACCTTCCCATTCTTCAGAACCTGGCCGTCGGCAAAGAGGACTGCCTGACGATCAACGTGCAGCGGCCTGCGGGAACGAAAGAGGGGGCCAAGCTCCCCGTGATGTACTGGATctttggcggcggcttcgagcAGGGGAGCACGTCCATGTATAACGGGGCGGGTCTCGTGGCCGAGGGCATGTCGACGGGCAAGCCCTTCATCTTCGTGGCTGTCAACTATCGCGTTGGGGCGTGGGGTTTCATGCCGGGCAAGGACCTCATGGACGAAGGCAACTCCAATGCCGGTCTGCTCGATCAGCGGATGGGGCTCGAATGGGTTCAAGACAACATTGCTAGTTTTGG CGGCGATCCCGAAAAAGTCACTCTGTGGGGAGAATCTGCTGGGGCCATCTCGATCTTCAGCCAGTTCACGCTGTTCAACGGCAACATCACACGGAATGGGAAGGCTCTGTTTCGCGGTGCCATTATGAACTCCGGATCTGCCGTCCCTACCGACCCCATGGACTCACCCAAAGCCACCAAGGTATATGAACAGGTGCTGTCTGCCGCGGGCTGTTCAGGGGCGAAGGACCGGCTGGGGTGTCTCCGGAAACTCTCGTACGAG GACATGCGGAGAGCCGCCAATTCGGTACCGGGTCTGTTGAGCTACAGCTCCGTCGCCTTGTCGTATCTTCCCCGACCAGATGGCAAAAACGTCCCTTCGAGCCCTGAATTATTCGCAACTTCGGGCAAGCTGCCCAAGATACCATTCATTCTTGGGGATCAAGAAGACGAAGGGACTCTCTTTGCGCTCTTCCAGCCAAATATCACCAACACCAAGAAAATAGAGGAGTATCTGTCTACACTCTATTTCAACAACGCCTCGCCCCAACAAATCACAGAGCTGGTGGCGACATACAATCCGAGACCATCCGAGGGATCTCCATTCAGGACCGCCGGCCTGAACGAGATCCGTCCGCAGTTCAAGcgtctcgccgccatcctcggcgacaCCGTCTTCACCCTTACTCGCCGGGCCGTGTTCAGCATATCCCAGACGGTCCAGCCCGAGGTCAACAACTGGAGCTACCTGGCCAGCTACGACTACGGCACCCCGGTCCTCGGCACGTTTCACGGCTCCGACCTCCTCCAGGTCTTCTTCGGGATCAAGCCCAACTACGCCGCGGCCGCAACGCGCGCGTACTACTTCAACTTCGCCTACAACCTGGACCCGAACAACTCGTCGGGCGGCACGGGCACCGCCAGGGTGAAGCTGATCGACTGGCCGAAATGGAGGGACGGCAATAAGATGCTGCACATGCTGGCGGACAAGGCCGAGCTCATCAACGACGACTTCCGCCAAGACAGCTACAACTTTCTGCTGAACAACGTGGCGAGCCTGCGCTTTTGA